From the Psilocybe cubensis strain MGC-MH-2018 chromosome 9, whole genome shotgun sequence genome, one window contains:
- a CDS encoding plasma membrane proteolipid Pmp3, whose product MATVVSSNYDMFLYFLAIFLPPVSVFLKRGCAADFWINVCLSILGWIPGVIHAWWVFVFLTRMIMKRLI is encoded by the exons ATGGCTACTGTTGTTTCGTCAAACTATGACATGTTCCTTTATTTCCTGGCCAT CTTTTTACCTCCCGTATCTGTCTTCCTAAAGCGGGGATGTGCGGCTGATTTCTGGATAAATGTGTGCTTGTCCATTTTGGGATGGATACCGGGTGTGATTCATGCATGGTGggtgtttgtttttcttacGAGGATGATTATGAAGAGATTGATATGA
- a CDS encoding Cytochrome P450 monooxygenase 98 — protein sequence MSMAPSVPALDTFASLAFLCISALYLKARWKSSRLPLPPGPKGYPIIGNLLDMPHRFEWEVYHRWCKDFDTDILHLNAGGTHIIVLDSYRAAQEVLERKSTINSGRPRLPMVNELMGLDFNFGFMDYGICVRRSRRLMHHAFHPSAAKQYRPQEINSARRFLRRLLDDQDDIMGELRLLSGEAVLSSTYGIEIASKHDKYITIAEDGTEPVLTAIIPGTFLVDFIPALKYVPEWFPGAEFKRKAREWRQATFRMRDVPYEDAKREIERGTPLVSFCSMSLGKIDERLDRDAQEEDIKSVAATLYGAYTTAGADSVMAAVATCILALLNHPDVFKKAQAQIDSVVKPGRLPDFDDEASLPFVTAIIKESMRWREVTPLGLPHRASAESEYNGYRIPKGSIIMANSWAMLHDETVYPEPFAFKPERFLTNKGQLNKSVKDPGHAIWGFGRRICPGRYMAASSVWITVASFISAFDIARVDESGGLDHEYGSGIIRIPLPFKCSIRPRSKAIEDFIRSTTRE from the exons ATGTCCATGGCACCGTCCGTCCCCGCCCTCGACACTTTCGCCTCACTCGCGTTCTTATGTATCTCGGCTCTGTATTTGAAGGCTAGATGGAAATCGAGTCGTTTGCCTTTACCACCCGGACCCAAGGGTTATCCTATCATTGGGAATCTGTTGGATATGCCGCATAGGTTTGAATGGGAGGTGTATCATAGGTGGTGCAAAGATTTTG ATACGGATATCCTGCACCTCAACGCTGGAGGAACGCATATTATAGTTCTTGACTCGTATCGCGCGGCACAGGAggtgttggaaagaaagtCGACGATAAATTCCGGCAG GCCTCGACTACCGATGGTGAATGAGCTCATGGGGTTGGATTTTAATTTCGGTTTTATGGATTATGGTATTTGCGT GCGACGATCCCGGCGGCTGATGCACCACGCTTTCCATCCTTCCGCGGCGAAGCAATACCGACCGCAAGAAATAAACTCTGCAAGGAGGTTTCTTCGTCGGTTGTTGGATGATCAAGATGATATAATGGGCGAGCTCCGTTT ACTTTCCGGAGAGGCAGTGCTTTCTTCCACCTACGGCATCGAGATCGCTTCGAAACACGACAAGTACATTACTATAGCGGAAGATGGCACCGAGCCGGTTCTCACTGCGATTATACCAGGCACATTCCTGGTCGACTTTATCCCTGCGTTGAAATATGTCCCTGAGTGGTTCCCTGGTGCAGAGTTTAAGAGGAAAGCGCGGGAATGGCGCCAGGCGACGTTTAGGATGCGGGATGTACCGTATGAGGATGCTAAACGGGAGATT GAGAGGGGAACGCCTCTTGTTTCGTTTTGTTCGATGAGCTTGGGGAAGATTGATGAGAGGCTTGATAGGGATGCACAAGAGGAGGATATTAAATCGGTTGCAGCGACCTTGTACGGAG CGTATACTACAGCTGGTGCAGATTCG GTGATGGCAGCCGTCGCTACGTGTATCTTAGCCTTACTCAACCACCCCGACGTCTTCAAGAAGGCTCAAGCTCAGATTGACAGTGTGGTTAAGCCAGGACGGCTTCCAGACTTTGACGACGAAGCTTCGTTGCCGTTTGTTACTGCAATTATCAAAGAAAGTATGCGGTGGAGGGAGGTAACGCCTTTAG GATTACCACACCGCGCAAGCGCAGAGAGTGAATATAATGGGTATAGAATACCTAAAGGTTCCATTATTATGGCCAATTCATG GGCGATGCTTCATGACGAAACTGTTTATCCAGAGCCTTTCGCATTCAAACCTGAACGATTTCTCACTAACAAAGGTCAGTTAAATAAGAGTGTCAAAGATCCGGGACATGCGATCTGGGGGTTTGGAAGAAG AATTTGTCCAGGACGGTATATGGCTGCGTCTTCAGTATGGATTACCGTTGCGTCGTTTATTTCGGCATTTGATATTGCCAGGGTGGATGAGAGTGGTGGTCTGGACCATGAATATGGATCTGGGATCATTCG TATTCCCTTGCCTTTCAAGTGTTCTATACGGCCACGAAGTAAAGCTATTGAAGATTTCATACGATCTACAACAAGAGAGTAG